From Lepus europaeus isolate LE1 chromosome 3, mLepTim1.pri, whole genome shotgun sequence, a single genomic window includes:
- the LOC133756828 gene encoding SLA class II histocompatibility antigen, DQ haplotype D alpha chain-like, with product MIPNKALILGALALTTMMSRCRAEDIVADHVGAYGINLYQYYGPSGQYTHEFDGDEEFYVDLDKKETVWSLPVFRKFRSFDPQGGLREIATAKYNLDILMKRSNYTAAVNEVPEVTVFSKAPVRLGQPNTLICLVDNIFPPVINISWLINGHSVTEGVSETSFLSKSDHAFLKIGYLTFLPSADDIYDCRVEHWGLEKPLLRHWEPKIPAPMSELTETVVCALGLTVGLVGIIVGTIFIIQGLRTGGASQQQGPL from the exons ATGATTCCCAACAAAGCACTGATCCTAGGGGCCCTTGCCCTGACCACCATGATGAGCCGGTGTAGAGCCGAAGACATTGTGG CTGACCATGTTGGTGCCTATGGCATAAACCTCTACCAATATTATGGTCCCTCTGGCCAGTACACTCATGAATTTGATGGAGATGAGGAGTTCTATGTGGACCTGGATAAGAAGGAGACTGTCTGGAGTCTACCTGTGTTTCGCAAATTTAGGAGTTTTGATCCACAAGGTGGACTGAGAGAGATAGCTACAGCAAAATACAACTTGGACATCCTGATGAAACGCTCCAACTATACTGCTGCTGTTAATG AAGTTCCTGAGGTGACAGTGTTCTCCAAGGCCCCTGTGAGGCTGGGGCAGCCCAACACCCTCATCTGTCTTGTGGACAACATCTTTCCTCCTGTGATCAACATCTCGTGGTTGATCAATGGGCACTCGGTCACAGAAGGTGTTTCTGAGACCAGCTTCCTCTCCAAGAGTGATCACGCCTTCCTCAAAATCGGCTACCTCACCTTCCTCCCTTCTGCTGATGATATTTATGACTGCAGAGTGGAGCACTGGGGCCTGGAGAAGCCACTTCTGAGACACTGGG AACCCAAGATCCCAGCCCCCATGTCAGAGCTGACAGAGACTGTGGTCTGTGCCCTGGGGTTGACTGTGGGCCTCGTGGGCATCATAGTAGGCACCATCTTCATCATCCAAGGACTGCGCACAGGTGGTGCCTCCCAACAGCAAGGACCCTTGTGA